The Brassica rapa cultivar Chiifu-401-42 chromosome A10, CAAS_Brap_v3.01, whole genome shotgun sequence genome segment ATTAATGGGAGGTTCTTATGATGAAGTTTTTAGTAGAATATAAAAAActgtctcttaatttttaactaaaaaagaaaagaaccgGCTCTTAAATATCCATAAAAGCATGATTAACCCGGATTCTTAGATTTTTAACtcataatttaacatttttttttgttttttacacTTTTCGGCTTAGAACTATCTCTTAGAGCGGCTGCAACGGGAGTCCGTCATGAGTCCGTAGCCCAAGTCCTTAGgatatttgaataaaaatattgtgaAATGGGCTTCTTTTTGGACGGATTTGTACGGATCAATCCGTTAATAAGGGATCGAAGGATTGAGTCCTTCGTGTACACGTGGCGTGAGATGGTTGGGCCTTGGATACTTTTGTGTTCCGTTtaggtgaaaaaaaaaatcatttgcgTTTGAatccaaggaaaaaaaaatcagagctCAAGTGAAGAGGCGATTTCTCTCCTTCGTCGATCGTCGGCTTCCGTTATCTTCAAAGGCAAATCCCGTTCCTCTGTGTAGATTTAAGCATAGGTTAGcttcgttgttgttctcgtgacCGTCTTTGGTTCGTATTTCCGTCGAATCGAATTGGGGATTTCTTCGATTTAGGGTTTCAAAAAGTTTCGATTTTAGAATTTGTTTTGAATTCGTTTATGTTCAATTGGGGATCATTTTGTTTGTAGTTTGGGTTTCAATTCGTTTTGGGTTTCAAAACACGAATTGTTTTCAGTGAAGATTTTGTCATCGATTTGTTTTCCTTGTATTGTTTAGCTTCCATGTATAGATAGGTTACTTGTATTGTTTTGAGCTAATCTTATTTTCTGCTTAGTTCCAAAACTACTTAACTAGATCCCTCATTCGTGTCTGTTGTTGcgttttgttattaatatttttttttcttattcgcTAACATAGTTGCTCTTACCATAATTTCTGCAGGCGAACGAACCATGGGCCAAGACTATAGCTACACTCAGCCTTCTTCTTCGTCAGAGGAGTTAGACATCACCTCTTTAATTGTAGCAGAAGGTGAACTCTACGCCAATGAAGTTGAGAGTAATAACTTCACAATTTCACAGGAGTATCAGTACGCAGCTGCACCTGAGGCCGATGAAGGGATACCAAGGACATGCTATTGCGGTAGTGAGCCTGTAGTTAAAACGTCGTACACTCCAAAAAATCCATACAGGAGGTACTTCTCCTGCAACAACGTCGACGATGGAGAGTGCCACATCTGGAAATGGTGGGATGTGGCACTGCAAGAAGAGCTCCGTGAAACGCAAATACAACTTAGGATGCTCAAGGATCAATTCTTTGAGAGTGACCAGAAGGTGGCTAAGCTAGAGAAGATCTTACGTGTGCTAAGTAAGAAGACAGCAGTGGCTAAATATCGGTTTGCGAAGGGAGTTTGTCTACTGCTCTTGCTAATACTGGTCATCGTAATGTGGAGGTAAGTTTCATGaccaaaattttgataatttctttgatttaaaattcaaattttaatgaAAGTCTTATCTCTTGGCTTGTGTCTTTCAAGGAAGAGCCTCGGAGGATTTAAACATCAGTGTCTGAACTCGAGTTGGCCTTCAAAGGTACTATACTTATTATAGTTTAGATATATttagtaaattaaaaataacctCTTTCTTCATGCTTTAATGATACTTCCTAACTCCTTCGATTTGATAGAATCGTACTTGTTAGCTTTAAGTGTAGCTACTATAGAACTTATTATGCTGATAAGAGTGGTGGTAAATGCTTGTTTGCTTTCTACTGGTGGTAAATGCTAGTTTGCTTTGTAGTGGTGGTAAATGCTAGTTTGCTTTCTATCTGCCAAACTAAATGCTAAATCACTTTCTATCGCTTACTTAAGGGTCTGTGTTGCTAATAGAGTAACACAGACCATCATCTAAAATGAATACCAGTAGTGGGTACGTTAATCTGTTGAATAGTCAGAGTTCAGTTGACCTTGAGTCACCCGAACCAGCTTGGTTCGGTAGCCAAGGTCGTGACGAGTATGTTTTCAACCCTGCTGTCGAGTCTTCTGTCCAGCCTGGTATCGAGTCTTCTGTCCAGCCTTCTGCCTCAGAGAGGAGAAAATGGACTGTCAGTGAGGATAAAATCCTCATTGGTGCGTGGCTTAACACCAGCAAAGACCCCGTAGTGAGCTGTGAACAGAAGGTAGAACGTTTCTGGAAGAGAATCGTTGACTACTACAACGCAAGCCCACAATTGGTTGGGCAAGTACCTAGAGAGGTTCGTCCAGCAAAGCAGAGGTGGTCTAGGATTAACGACCAAGTCTGTAAATTCGTTGGATGCTATGACGCGGCGTTGAGGGGGCAGAGAAGTGGTCAGAATGAAGACGATGTAATGAAAGCTGCCCTTGACTCTTTCTACACCATTTACGGGCACAAGTTCGGCGTCGAACATGCGTGGAGGGAGCTGAGGCATGACCAGAAATGGCAAGCGACCTATACGGTTAAAGACGGAGAGAAGGAGAAGCGCAAACAAGTCCACGATGTTGATACAGAAGATGAAGTGGCCGAACCTGAAATTAGACCAATTGGTGTGAAAGCGGCTAAAGCTGCTGGTAAGAGGAAGAAGAGTGGCAAGGAAGAAGAGATGTCACAGCTCCAGTCGATCTTGCAAATGAAAGATAAACTCTCAAAACAAAAAATCCTAGAACGtttatttggaaaaaaagatCCACTCTCTGAGGTGGAAGAATCACTCAAACTGAAACTGATGAATGAGCTGTTATGAAGCTAGTAAGGTATTAATGTGCGTATGTAGTTGCATTGTATAGTTAGATGTCGTCTCTACTTGGATTGAGTAGTTAGTTTGAGCGGTTACTTTGACTAGTTACTTTGAGTAGTTACTTGGATTAGTTACTTTGACTAGTTACTTTCACTAGTTACTTATAGTAGTTACTAACACTTGTCTTTTCTCATGTTTCAGGTACAGCAGCAGGACATGTGAACCAAGTCACGGGTGCGTTTGGAATCTCGAAGTGTGTTGTTGTATTGCGAGTCACGGGTTGATGTTTTGTTTAAGTAGTAGTAGTATAAGTAACCCTCTCTGTTTGCGTTTCTCTCTATCAAACTTCTTTCCTATCTATTAAAGGTGTAATCTTCTTGCTGTAATCTTGTTGCTACAAACTCGGCCTCAATTTCAAGTTGTTGTAATCGAAGAAGTTTTAGGTAACTTCTCTTTATGTTCTCTTTCATCAGCAGTCTTTGTTTAATGTTTTGGCTAACTTCTCATCAGCTTCTCTGTCATTATTACGAGTCAAAAATATGTGTAGTTAATCATAAATATGTGAAGTTAATCATAACAACTATATAGATTTTGCTCAAATATGTGAAGTTAATCATTACTCTATTACTCTATTACAGAATGTTGCTCAAAAATATGTGAAGTGCTCGTGACAACTATATAGATTTTAACTTATTTGGACATGCGAGTCAGTAACTTATAATTACTCTATTACATCTAATTTGGAGTAAGATTGATAAAACGGAAATGTGAATCTGTTACATAATTTTAACTAATAGATTTAAAACTTgtacaataaaattatttttgaaacaggATATCTAGAAATGTCATCATCTTCATCGGATGAATTCGAAGAGAGATTGGACGAAGTTTTCGATGAAATCTTTGAAGATACTTTCAACAATATAGTGGAGGCCCAATCCATACCGCCAAGTAGACGTGCTTATGTGGAACGAAACCGCGAAGGAGGACACGTCCGCTTATGGAATGACTACTTTAGCGAAGATTGTACATTTCCGGCACATTTATTCAGACGCCGTTTCCGCATGAATAAGGAATTATTCTTGCGTATTGTCCATGGCCTATCAGAGTGGTTTCCATTCTTTCAGCAAAGAAGAGATGCAACCGGGAGGTTCGGTCTTTCTCCATTACAAAAATGTACGGCAGCTATTCGTATGCTTGCTTATGGTTCTGCGGCTGATGCGGttgacgaatatctccgacttggtgaGTCCACTGCACTTTCGTGTTTACATAATTTCACTGACGGAATAATACAATTATTTGGAGAAGAGTATCTACGACGACCCACCCCCGAGGATCTACAACGACTACTCGATATTGGAGAGAAACGAGGGTTTCCTGGGATGGTCGGGAGCATTGACTGTATGCACTGGGAGTGGAAAAATTGcccaaccgcttggaaaggacagtacacacgtggatcaggaaaaccgacaattgtcttagaggctgttgcttcacaagatctttggatatggcacgcttTTTTTGGTCCTCCAGGTACGTTAAATGATATCAATGTCCTCGATCGgtctcctgtttttgatgacctTTTAGAAGGTCGAGCTCCGAGGGTAAAGTACATGGTCAACGGACACATGTATAAGTTGGGGTACTACCTCACAGacggtatatatccaaaatggtcaacatttatccaatctatcaccctccctcaaactcctcaacaagagttatttgctaaagttcaagaagcaacccgaaaagatgtggagcgggcttttggagtattgcaagcTCGATTTGCGATTGTGAGAAACCCGGTAAAAACATTGGATAGAGCAAAGATagggaagattatgagagcTTGTATCATACTCCACAATATGATTGTCGAAGATGAACGGGATGGATACTCTCCTATTGATATATCTGAATTTGAAGAAGGAGACGTCCCCAGATGTTCACAGGTGGAAACCGAGATGCCAACTAATATGAATAATATATTTCCCACGCGGAATGATCTACGTGATAGGCAAACGCATGAACGattgaaaaatgatttaattcaaaatatttggaa includes the following:
- the LOC103844900 gene encoding uncharacterized protein LOC103844900 isoform X2, with the protein product MGQDYSYTQPSSSSEELDITSLIVAEGELYANEVESNNFTISQEYQYAAAPEADEGIPRTCYCGSEPVVKTSYTPKNPYRRYFSCNNVDDGECHIWKWWDVALQEELRETQIQLRMLKDQFFESDQKVAKLEKILRVLSKKTAVAKYRFAKGVCLLLLLILVIVMWRKSLGGFKHQCLNSSWPSKVQQQDM
- the LOC103844900 gene encoding uncharacterized protein LOC103844900 isoform X3, encoding MGQDYSYTQPSSSSEELDITSLIVAEGELYANEVESNNFTISQEYQYAAAPEADEGIPRTCYCGSEPVVKTSYTPKNPYRRYFSCNNVDDGECHIWKWWDVALQEELRETQIQLRMLKDQFFESDQKVAKLEKILRVLSKKTAVAKYRFAKGVCLLLLLILVIVMWRKSLGGFKHQCLNSSWPSKWW
- the LOC103844900 gene encoding putative nuclease HARBI1 isoform X1 — its product is MSSSSSDEFEERLDEVFDEIFEDTFNNIVEAQSIPPSRRAYVERNREGGHVRLWNDYFSEDCTFPAHLFRRRFRMNKELFLRIVHGLSEWFPFFQQRRDATGRFGLSPLQKCTAAIRMLAYGSAADAVDEYLRLGESTALSCLHNFTDGIIQLFGEEYLRRPTPEDLQRLLDIGEKRGFPGMVGSIDCMHWEWKNCPTAWKGQYTRGSGKPTIVLEAVASQDLWIWHAFFGPPGTLNDINVLDRSPVFDDLLEGRAPRVKYMVNGHMYKLGYYLTDGIYPKWSTFIQSITLPQTPQQELFAKVQEATRKDVERAFGVLQARFAIVRNPVKTLDRAKIGKIMRACIILHNMIVEDERDGYSPIDISEFEEGDVPRCSQVETEMPTNMNNIFPTRNDLRDRQTHERLKNDLIQNIWNKFGDED
- the LOC103844900 gene encoding uncharacterized protein LOC103844900 isoform X4, producing MGQDYSYTQPSSSSEELDITSLIVAEGELYANEVESNNFTISQEYQYAAAPEADEGIPRTCYCGSEPVVKTSYTPKNPYRRYFSCNNVDDGECHIWKWWDVALQEELRETQIQLRMLKDQFFESDQKVAKLEKILRVLSKKTAVAKYRFAKGVCLLLLLILVIVMWRASEDLNISV